AAGACGTCAAGTTCAAAACCTTCGGCTGTGGCGCCGCCATCGCCACCAGCTCCATGGCGACGGAACTAATCAAGGGCAAGACCATCGACGAGGCGCTGGAACTGACGAACAAAGCCGTCGCCGACGCCCTCGGCGGCCTGCCGCCCCAAAAGATGCACTGCAGCAACCTGGCTGCCGACGCGCTCCACAAGGCCATCGCCGATTACAAGGCGAAGCAGGACGCGAAGAAGTAGCAACATGCTCCTTGCGCAGCGGCGCTTCTGAGAGCGAATGCGGCTGGATGTAACCGAGTGCGCCTTGACTAAATAGCACCGAATTCAGAAAAAATACATCCCGGATGGGCGTTGCCTGTCCGGGATGTCGCTGTACTGCCCGTAACTGCTGAAGAGAAGATAATTGAAAGAACGGGATTCAAGTGAAAGAGACCGTAGTAGTGGCAATGAGCGGCGGCGTCGATTCTTCTGTGACGGCCGCTCTTTTGTTGGAACAAGGTTATGACGTCATCGGCGTGACCTTGCAGATCTGGCCGAAAGACGCGCCGGAAGGCGCCGAAGGGGGCTGTTGCTCCTTATCGGCCGTCGAGGACGCCAAGCGGGTCGCCTTCAAACTGGGCATCCCCCACTATGTGATGAACTTCCGCGACTACTTCGAAGCGGAGGTCATCGACTACTTCGGCCGCGAGTACCTGGCCGGTCAGACGCCCAACCCCTGCATCCGCTGCAACCGGGTGATCAAATTCGAGGGCCTCCTACAAAAATCGCTTGCCCTCGGCGCTGCCAAA
This genomic window from Heliomicrobium undosum contains:
- the nifU gene encoding Fe-S cluster assembly scaffold protein NifU, coding for MYTDKVMDHFMNPRNVGEIDNASGVGEVGNASCGDIMRIYLDVEDNIIKDVKFKTFGCGAAIATSSMATELIKGKTIDEALELTNKAVADALGGLPPQKMHCSNLAADALHKAIADYKAKQDAKK